The genomic region CTAACACTTGATGAGTCTTTacgtattttatgtaattcttATGAGTATAATGAATTACCTGTAAGACacaatgaagaattattaaatgagtAAGTCACCTATGCTATtagttacaaaaaaatatcaatttaagtaacttgaatttattcatgatcattttcattatttaataggAACCTAAGTAAAATGTGTCGTTACACAGTAGACGATTACTCGTACGATTCTCCAAATACTAAAGCTTTCATATTACTTCAAGCACATTTCTCACGGCTTCCACTACCATGTACAGATTATATTACTGATTTAAAATCAGTTCTTGACCAAGCGATTAGAATTATTCAGgtatacataaaaatgaaatataatattatgttatgtgTATATAACATCCGCGTCgacttcattaaaaatataagactattttaaagtaattgtCTTTAGGCTATGATAGATACCGTAGCAGATAATGGCTGGCTTGTATCTACACTTGTTATTATAcaattgcttcaaatgattATCCAAGCTCGATGGATAGACACATCTGCAATAATTACATTACCTTATATAAATCCAGAAGATCTAGAACTATTTTCATCTTTGTCCTTAGTTCTTCCTTTACTATGTAATATTGtgtacaataaacaaaatttgctTGTAGAAGCATTAAGTGAAAGGTttcaaaaaaatgaaatacaagaagtgagtatgaaattgaaagttaaaattatgaatcttATTGCcgttataatgttattaatatttcgacaGATATATCAAGTCATAAAAGAAATGCCAATACTTTGTATTGATGTAAGCTTGGAGGGTCATTATTCTGATGggattaaacaaaaatctattatattgaAGACAGCAAGTACTACTAGTATTGATGTACATCAAGATCAGGACTACACACTGAACATTGGAatgaaacgaagaaataaatctaataatttaaaagtgcATTGCCCTATGTACCAAAAAGGAAAGGACGAGGGCTGGTTTTTGGTGTTAGGCAATACTTATGATAAAGAATTATGGGCACTAAAACGAGTAAGTGGAATAAATGACCAACGAAAATGTCATCAATTACAGTTTACGACACCATCGAAATTAGGTATTTACCAAACCAGTAATGTTATGTTATCTGAAATGTAACGATATTAAGTATAAAAACAACTGAAAATGTATTCATTATAGGTTCTACAGCGATTACGTTGTATTTGATGTCTGATTCTTACATAGGATTGGATCAGCAGTATACTGTACAAATAAACATTATACcttaatttaatagatataaatatatgctCAAAAAACTAAGATAACATGTAAGtatatactttaaaatttgttaccttaattattaaatataaattaattatttcaatgtgAACTAATTTGTATCaattaatctataaaaatctcAAGTTGTTATATCATATGcagatattacaattaaaattataataattgcaaatttaagttttaaatatttatttttttgaatgtgcatacaaatttacatATATCTCCTTACATAATACACGACTATGAAACAATATAAGATTATTCTACTTGTTTCATACAAATAGAATCCTTACTGACTTAGTAtacaaatatagaaaaagCAACATCTTGAGGATCAGTTTTACACtttaactatatataaataaaacatctcAATAAAGAAGTTAAAAAGAACAgtagtttattataaaatggttTAATAGAATACATTTAAGATTtactatacaaatttaatatcgtaacataaacattgataatttataagaaataaaagccTAAAAGTGAtgtcttaaaatatattatataattttttacgtaCTGATCCTCCTTTACACTTATACAACATTACATTATGACAGTATAATATTCGTATCGCTCTCTTGAGTACGTTCGCTTTCATTGTAAAGTCAGAGAACTAATTGCTGTATCACATACTTGTGACGTTTGACAACGAACGCGTTAACATCTATGCTAACGAAAAATAACAAGAGATTGTAGAATAGGAAGGATTTGAGATCATTTCATTGCTTTGTTTCGAAAAggacataataaaattgtacttatCGCTTTCATAATAAGCATTTCATTAGTTAGTAATCATTGCAGTCTGTTCATCCTAAAGACGCAGAAGAGATATGTTTCAAACCTGGTTCTTTAGTTTCAAATGCACACATCCCTGAGATACATAATATCTAGAAATGCAagagtatataaaaattaaaaattcagttatttatttttgttcttaatatttatcaatttattagacagaacgttattaaaataaaactttaaaaaattgaatgcaataaataattttattttaataatacatttgcAAATCATAACAAATCTACACAGCAAAGACTATTGTATCTACATTATACTTAACCATAATCTACAAAtgctttttaacattttatgacACAAAATATTACTctctttgttttcttaatatatacgTCTAAATTTTCCTTCCAATTTCTCGCAATTgtcaaaaatagaaatgtattaacattgttaagtgttaatttattagttatcTCTTCTTCATCAGTAGATTGAACTCTGCCAGGTATTTTGAAGCCAgtattttacagaatattttatattactattatttgcagaattaataatcaaaGCAAAGAAATAGTTAAGCTCCTTCCACAAATAAAGTCGAAGATGGAAGTACTGATTATTTCTTGTAAGTAATATACCGAGATACCTTTACACAAAACaactttgtaataatatatttctatttgtaatatttattgcaaacatTAATGTATCCTTTCATGAATAACTAAagagaattatataataaattgttattcaattttcagtGTTGTTATTTTctgtatgtataaaaaatgtttaaggaAATCTTGAATTCTGTAACTGATGCTTAATAGATTATTActgtcgttttttttttagtactTTCTGTTCCTGTGTAAATTTCCTGACTGGCTGTAGTGACGTTGAAGATATATATCTTATCACTCGAGAACTAAGGAAGCACTAGCATAACTAACAGAACTGTCATTCATGTTATTGCATTGATTGCTTTGAACATATTTCAAAAACTTCAGGTTCATTCTTTGACCACTAGTATTCCctttcaaattgttaatagCCTGTTAACAtagtatttcataatattattaaggcTTTTCAATAGACTAAATCAAGTgtgtaaaatacataaaaaatataattaactcaAATCACAGActcgaacaaataaaaatggttacCTGCAGTAGGATACTGATAGGATGGCGACCACATATAGTGTTACCATATTTTTTAAGGTAATCAGTAAATACTGTAGGATTTAAGCTTTCTATGATGTCCATTccctataataaattaatataagtaCAATATGGAATACAACATTAAATAAGTATTTCAgtaaagtatatattaaattgattatgtATTACTATTACTTACATATATGATtgattaaatatgtaatataatcaCTTGGTTacaacatttctttttaatgtatccaaacaaatttttaaaacattataatattcagaTAATGACATAAGATTATATTGTGAACTAATATTGCCCAAAAGatatatttgttctttttaatGAACTGAAAGCAACTGGTGattctttctatttaaaaatatatgattcatacaaaaaaaattataattacaatcaaatactataaaatattttttttaggtgcaaatattttatctttgtttatagcaaaaatgaaattgcttatatttagaaataatatgatatacatATGAATTAATTGCATACCATTTTATCAAGATTGCGAATAGATCTATGAATTGGACCACATgatctattataataagtgTAACGAAAACGATGTCCCCAGTGACAAAAATCTgaagaaataacaaataaagttTGTGGATCCGCCATATATGGCGCTAACAATCTTCCATATAATGCCTCTCTTTCTGGACTTAATGATCCAACAAGTATAGGAATAATAGTAAAAGAATCTTTGAACCTATATTAATAGGAAAGAAGATTAAAATCGTacataatgtaaataaagtataattaatat from Augochlora pura isolate Apur16 chromosome 5, APUR_v2.2.1, whole genome shotgun sequence harbors:
- the LOC144470438 gene encoding protein MEMO1-like isoform X2; the encoded protein is MDLLGQLLPRQHAGYNYCGACAGFAYRQISPVVVRRIFILGPSHHVRLAGCALSSASIYQTPLYDLHIDQQVCRELEETRHFEWMDLNTDEEEHSIEMQLPFISKVMEGFKDSFTIIPILVGSLSPEREALYGRLLAPYMADPQTLFVISSDFCHWGHRFRYTYYNRSCGPIHRSIRNLDKMGMDIIESLNPTVFTDYLKKYGNTICGRHPISILLQAINNLKGNTSGQRMNLKFLKYVQSNQCNNMNDSSVSYASASLVLE
- the LOC144470438 gene encoding protein MEMO1-like isoform X1, producing MALIRRATHAGSWYADSGTELNKHLEGWLGAADLSHGPARAIIAPHAGYNYCGACAGFAYRQISPVVVRRIFILGPSHHVRLAGCALSSASIYQTPLYDLHIDQQVCRELEETRHFEWMDLNTDEEEHSIEMQLPFISKVMEGFKDSFTIIPILVGSLSPEREALYGRLLAPYMADPQTLFVISSDFCHWGHRFRYTYYNRSCGPIHRSIRNLDKMGMDIIESLNPTVFTDYLKKYGNTICGRHPISILLQAINNLKGNTSGQRMNLKFLKYVQSNQCNNMNDSSVSYASASLVLE